A single Atopobiaceae bacterium DNA region contains:
- a CDS encoding AAA domain-containing protein gives MARVFLGKSGSFEDVTALADVEGPSERGLYSVRFLSAPEKVYQYGAKRVALASEVSVSFDMGDLVYVDGTLLGHPTSVTRLESDNPLFGTRLAISWDDSHGLHRTGTFLAGTATFARPAGASSLFRYLAEVAKATRSDAGDPLVRDYLVRQFEGLEGERLATTAAGPLADPKEPCALMAEGVATIYPFGSNLSQMTAVDAALSSRLSLIQGPPGTGKTQTILNIIANLVLRGRSVLVVSPNNEATRNVSDKLEAARFGFIVAELGRRENRDAFVTSQEDEKCYPDDLKSWRLSDSEREATINEVTSNRDVLKELYERRRSLASDRERLRAFELEYAHFVKTDRVEPIAARSRSTPEHLSIVRDQVRFLSDTASSMPLMDRVRDVFLWGIGRWHDFDEMTVATEARLDRGILERDLDLARSEVAKAEEVLASHEEEDLEGLVRERSMALLRDALFRRYRRSSGHRRRTFDNPWKDPMDFRDEYPVITATTNSARAQMGKGGVPFDYVIIDESSQADLVTGFLALSSARNAVVVGDTHQLPCVISQRDRERARPCFESTGLAERYDFTRHSLLDCLDECVRTAGLQAPMTLLREHYRCDPDIIGFCNQQFYDGELIVMTKAGNPSRPALSCDLSPDANLDRKATFNKVQAEMFARDVLPSLLERYDASDIGVVTPYRKQADGMRSGLPLGVEVDTVHKFQGREKDAITLVTRSNDINGFIDSPNLLNVAVSRAKGSFCLIASPCVVTGSSNLADLRRYIEYHAGKVTQTKVRPAFPLLYPAQAEGRKAFVLRRGYDETEEYSEIQAEEYVKLVLEEMGVTSQIGYRRNYPLALLFEEMGRFDDDERRFIRTSAHADFVLFRTVNRSPILEIEVNGSQHLTDPRQRRRDAIKRSILEKAMLPQVVFETNDEREQDLGMLQRALEAALGFKGDAVTPMGPGHASVSVAVSTPEMPFADGQDSQATSLPGPSAR, from the coding sequence ATGGCCCGGGTCTTTCTTGGCAAGTCAGGTTCCTTCGAGGACGTGACGGCGCTTGCGGATGTCGAAGGCCCATCCGAGCGCGGTCTCTACTCAGTACGGTTCCTGAGCGCTCCCGAGAAGGTCTACCAGTATGGTGCCAAGCGGGTGGCCCTTGCCTCCGAGGTCTCGGTGTCATTCGATATGGGGGACCTTGTCTATGTGGACGGGACCCTCTTGGGCCATCCCACGAGTGTCACCCGGCTTGAGTCGGACAACCCCCTGTTCGGTACCCGCCTGGCCATCTCGTGGGACGATTCCCATGGCTTGCACCGCACGGGGACCTTCTTGGCAGGCACGGCCACGTTCGCAAGGCCTGCCGGGGCAAGCTCACTCTTCCGATATCTCGCTGAGGTCGCCAAGGCCACGCGGTCTGATGCGGGAGACCCTCTTGTGCGGGACTACCTTGTCAGGCAGTTCGAGGGGCTCGAGGGGGAGCGCCTTGCGACGACCGCGGCCGGACCACTTGCCGACCCCAAGGAACCCTGTGCCCTCATGGCGGAGGGTGTCGCGACGATCTATCCGTTCGGGTCGAACCTGAGTCAGATGACTGCGGTCGACGCGGCGCTTTCCAGTCGTCTCTCGCTCATACAGGGACCTCCCGGTACCGGGAAGACCCAGACGATCCTGAACATCATCGCCAACCTGGTCCTACGCGGACGGTCGGTCCTGGTGGTGTCACCTAACAACGAGGCGACGCGCAACGTGTCCGACAAGCTCGAGGCGGCGAGGTTCGGCTTTATCGTCGCAGAGCTTGGAAGGCGCGAGAATCGAGATGCCTTCGTGACATCCCAGGAAGATGAGAAGTGCTACCCGGACGATCTCAAGAGCTGGAGGCTCTCGGACTCGGAGCGAGAGGCCACCATCAATGAGGTGACCTCGAATCGGGACGTCCTCAAGGAACTCTACGAGAGGCGGCGCTCCCTCGCCAGCGATCGCGAGAGGCTGAGGGCCTTCGAGTTGGAATACGCTCACTTTGTCAAGACGGACCGGGTGGAACCGATCGCCGCGAGGTCGCGTTCGACGCCCGAGCACCTCTCTATCGTTCGCGACCAGGTCCGCTTCCTTTCCGATACGGCATCGTCGATGCCGCTCATGGACCGTGTGAGGGACGTCTTCCTCTGGGGTATCGGCAGATGGCATGACTTCGACGAGATGACGGTGGCCACAGAGGCCCGTCTTGACCGGGGGATCCTCGAGCGTGATCTGGACCTTGCCAGGTCGGAGGTCGCCAAGGCCGAGGAGGTACTCGCATCGCATGAAGAGGAGGACCTCGAAGGCTTGGTCCGCGAGAGGTCGATGGCATTGCTCCGCGACGCGCTCTTCCGGCGCTATCGGAGGTCCTCTGGCCATCGGCGGCGCACCTTCGACAACCCGTGGAAGGACCCGATGGACTTCCGCGACGAATACCCCGTCATCACAGCCACGACGAACTCCGCCCGTGCGCAGATGGGGAAGGGCGGAGTCCCCTTTGACTATGTCATCATCGACGAGAGCTCCCAGGCGGACCTGGTAACGGGTTTCCTCGCCTTGTCGTCTGCGCGGAACGCCGTGGTGGTGGGTGACACGCACCAGCTCCCGTGTGTCATATCCCAAAGGGACAGGGAGAGGGCGCGGCCCTGCTTCGAGAGCACCGGCCTCGCGGAACGTTACGACTTCACGAGGCATAGCCTCCTCGACTGTCTGGACGAGTGTGTGAGGACGGCAGGCCTTCAAGCTCCGATGACATTGTTGAGAGAGCACTATCGGTGCGACCCTGACATCATCGGCTTCTGCAACCAGCAGTTCTATGACGGCGAGCTGATTGTGATGACCAAGGCAGGGAACCCGTCCCGACCTGCTCTCTCGTGCGACCTCAGTCCCGACGCGAACCTCGATCGGAAGGCGACGTTCAACAAGGTCCAGGCGGAGATGTTCGCGCGGGATGTCCTCCCATCCCTTCTCGAACGCTATGACGCGAGCGACATCGGTGTGGTGACGCCGTACCGCAAGCAGGCCGATGGGATGAGGTCGGGGCTGCCTCTCGGCGTGGAGGTGGATACCGTCCATAAGTTCCAAGGGAGGGAGAAGGACGCCATAACCCTTGTCACACGCTCGAATGACATCAACGGTTTCATTGACAGCCCGAATCTCCTGAACGTCGCTGTCTCGCGGGCGAAGGGCTCCTTCTGCCTCATCGCCTCACCATGTGTGGTCACCGGGTCGAGCAACCTCGCGGACTTGAGGCGCTACATCGAGTACCACGCCGGGAAGGTCACACAGACCAAGGTGCGTCCTGCGTTCCCCCTGCTCTATCCTGCTCAGGCCGAGGGGCGGAAGGCCTTCGTCCTCAGACGTGGATATGACGAGACGGAAGAGTACTCCGAGATACAGGCAGAGGAGTACGTCAAGCTCGTGCTCGAGGAAATGGGGGTGACCTCGCAGATCGGCTATAGGCGGAACTATCCGCTGGCCTTGCTCTTCGAGGAGATGGGCCGGTTCGACGATGACGAGCGGCGGTTCATCCGGACCTCTGCCCATGCCGACTTCGTGCTCTTCCGCACAGTCAATCGCAGCCCCATACTCGAGATCGAGGTGAACGGCTCCCAGCACCTGACGGACCCCAGGCAGAGGAGACGGGATGCAATCAAGCGTTCCATCCTCGAGAAGGCCATGCTTCCGCAGGTGGTCTTCGAGACGAACGACGAGCGGGAGCAGGACCTTGGCATGCTCCAGAGGGCGCTCGAGGCCGCGCTTGGCTTCAAGGGTGATGCAGTGACACCGATGGGACCAGGTCATGCATCCGTCTCGGTCGCCGTGTCCACGCCTGAGATGCCTTTCGCTGACGGGCAGGATTCCCAGGCCACCAGCCTCCCTGGGCCTTCCGCTCGATGA